TCGGCTGCTGCATTGTTCTGGCTGGAGTCACCGTTGTTTTGCGTGTTTCCGCCCGTGGAGATGACGTAGACGAGGGGTGAGATTCCTACGCTCGTTGGGCAGGAGAACGTGCTGGTGGAACCGTTATCCGCGGGATTGCCGTTGGTTGTGTCTTTCGTGAAGCCGAAGGACCCGGCGGCGTCTGTCGTGGTGGTGGCGCCAAGGGTGGGAGGGAAGCCCGATTTCTGACCAGCGTAATACAGCTTGACCGTAGCCCCCACGACCGGCTGATTTCCTCCATGAATCTTCCCACCGAGAGCAGCGGGGGAGCTGGCGGGGCTAACGATGGAAGGCGCAGTCGAGGCCATATTCGAGCAGCCTGCGGTGAAGACCGCGCTCGATGCCATAAGCGCGAGCAGATTTCGCTTTGAGCCCGTCAGCCGGGCGAAAGAATTGCCAATCATGGGTGTTCCCTCCGAAAGGTGGTAGTGCGGTTTGCTGTTCAAAGTAATGGTTGTGCTGACCAGCGGGACGACGTCGAATCAAGAGTGAAACAGGCTGGGGAAAAAGATATCGTATTGCTAGTCAATGCAAGAGTTCTATGAAGCAACTGGAACTTCCTTCGATAACGGAGCCTCTTCGGGTCGGAGGGCCCCTGAGGGGGAGGACAGTTACAAGACAACTGAAACCTTTTCAACATCTCATGATGGAGCATACCCGAGGTTGGCCATTCTGTTGCTAAATAACTCGTGACACTTTTGGGTCATTCGTGTGGCGTGTGTTAAAGCGGTGACCGGGACAGCTATAGCAAAAACGAAGGACTCCCGGCAATATGCAACTCTTTGCAGTTTCGTCCGCTGGCCGTTGATTGAGGATTGTGGGGGCAGAGTCTTCGGCCTGATAAAGTTCGAGATTAGATTTGAAGGAAACTGTAGAGGGCTTGTTGTCGAATTGTCCGTGGATTTCGATCAGCGTGATTTTGATTGGTGTCGTCAGTCTCGGTCAGATCTTCAAAAAAGGATCGGTTTTACTCTCTGCAGCTCGGGTAAATTACAGACAACTTTCGTGAAAGAGAGCTAATCTATCCGAGTAGACTGCTTCGCCAATCAGATCCTTCGCGACCGGAGAAGACCATGCGTGTGAAATCGATGTATCTTGCAGCAAGCTTAGCCCTTTCGGCGACTCTACTCTTGGGCGGATGCAAAAGCTCAGCGCCCGCTCCGACGCCGGCGCCGACGCAAAGCCAGAACCCCGATGGGACGCCTGCGACTCCGACTTCGTCGAGCGCGGCAACCGCGCCGGTTACGCCTGCGGTATCGCCTACGACAGGGATGCCAGCGGTGCCACCACCTCCACCTCCAGCCTCGGAGCCAGCCGTTGCGGCGGCTCCGCTGCCGCCACCTCCTCCGCCACCTCCCGTCCGATTGACCGCTCCGGCCGGCACTACCGTGACGGTTACAGTGACCGAACAGCTTAGTGCCAGCAAGAACAATGTTGGGGATGGATTTACCGGGGTGTTGGCGGCGCCGGTTAAGAGCTCGGGCGGAGGCACGATCTTCCCGCGTGGGGCGCATGTGGTGGGTACGGTAGTGGCTGCGAAGGGCCGCGGACGGTTCAAGGGGTCAGGTGCACTTGGCATCGCCGTGACCGAGATCGGAGGTACTACGGTGAGTACGAGCACCTATGAGAAGGAGCAAGCGGGCAAGGGTAAGCGGTCCGCGGGCTTCATTGGCGGCGGTGCCGGCGGTGGCGCTTTGATCGGTGGGCTGGCCGGGGGCGGCAAAGGCGCTCTGATCGGCGGCCTGCTGGGCGCCGGCGCTGGAACTGCCGGAGCGGCGTTTACGGGAAACAAGGACGTTGTAATTCCTTCCGAATCCACGGTGAGCTTTCACTTGACCGCTCCGGTGACGGTCACGGCTCGTTCCAGAGAACCCAGGGAATAACGTTTGAAGCTTTCTCATTCCAAAAAGCACCTGCTCTATTGATTGGAGCAGGTGCTTTTTTGTGTCCGGTTGCGATTTGGAGAGAGCGCGGCCGGATGACGGTAGACTTGAGAGATGCGGCTGAATCCTGTCTTTCTGTTATCTGCGACCGATGTCGCGCACTTCCCTTCTGAAGCGAAGACCTATGGCGCGCCGGAGGTGGCGTTCCTGGGGCGCTCGAATGTGGGCAAGTCTTCGCTCATCAATTCCCTGCTTGGTTCGCGCGAGGCGAAGGTGTCGTCGACTCCGGGGCGGACGCGGGCGATCAATTTCTTTGCGCTGCATGAGGGTTCGGGAGAGAAGATGAAGGTGCGGCCTACTTTGATTTTTGCGGACCTACCCGGGTATGGGTATGCGAAGATCTCGAAGTCGATCTCGGCGGAGTGGCCCTCGTTTATTGAGCCTTATCTTGCGGAGCGGGAGACGCTGGCGCTTTGCATCTGCCTGGTGGATACGAATATTCCGCCGCAGGAGAATGATACTCAGTTGATTACATATTTCAAGCAGACGCAGCGGCCTTATCTGGTGGTGGGGACGAAAGCGGACAAGCTATCGAATAACCAGTTGGCGAAGTCGGTGGCAGCGCTGAAAAAAGTGCATGAGGTGGAGGAGATTTTGCCGGTGAGCGCGAAGACGGATGCGGGGACGAAGGCGCTTTGGGCGAAGATGATGGAAGTGGCGGAGTAGCGGTGTTACTGAACACAAATGGACTACGCTTGGATTGAGTGGGTTTCCGCGTGTCCAAAACACGGCAACGGCAAAGCATGGAGAAGGTGGGTTAAGAGGGATGAACGGTTAGGGATGATCAGGATTCGTCGGGATCCTTCGCTGCGCTCAGGATGACGGCAAATACTGGGCTTCCCCATTCCACATACGTGGCTTCGGCGTTCCACATACTGGCTTCGCCATCCACATACTGGGCTTCGCCGTTCTACTTTGTTTGAAGGGAAAATAACGACGTCAAAGACGATAGAGCTAGCAGCAGCGGAAGAAGCAGCCGTGACGATTTGTCCGTCGCGGCTGCTTTTTTTTGTTCGGTGGTTTTGGATCGGGTTTGGCTATTCGCCGTAGTAGTCGAGGCCGAGGTGGGTGATGAGGTCTTCGCCCATGATGTGGCGGAGGGTGTTTTTTAACTTCATGGATTGTATGAAGAGGTCGTGCTCGGGATAGACGCCGGGGGCGCTGTCGGGAGCTTTGAAGTAGAAGCTGAGCCACTCCTGGATACCGAGGCCGCGGAGTGATGGCGTGCGGGCCGCGAGGTCCATGAAGAGGATCAGGTCGAGGGCGAGTGGGGCGGCGAGGATGGAGTCGCGGCAGAGGAAGTCTACCTTGAGCTGCATGGGATAGCCGAGCCAGCCGAAGATGTCGATGTTGTCCCAGCCCTCTTTGTTGTCGCCGCGGGGCGGATAGTAGTTGATGCGGACCTTGTGGTAGAGGTCCTTGTAAAGGTCGGGATAGAGCTCGGGCTGGAAGATGACGTCGAGGACGCCGAGTTTGGACTCTTCCTTGGTCTTGAAGGACTCGGGGTCGTCGAGGACCTCGCCGTCGCGGTTGCCGAGGATATTGGTGGAGTACCAGCCGGAGACGCCGAGCATGCGGGTCTTGAAGGCGGGTGCGAGGACGGTCTTGATGAAGGTCTGTCCGGTCTTGAAGTCCTTGCCGCAGATGGGTGCGTTCATCTTGCGGGAGAGCTCGTTGAGGGCGGGGATGTCGACGGTGAGGTTGGGTGCGCCGTTGGCGAAGGGGATGCCTTCTTTGAGCGCGGCCCAGGCGTAGAGCATCGACGGAGAGATGTTGGGGTCGTTGTCGACGAGGCCCTTCTCGAAGGCTTCGAGGGTCTGGTGGACGGCGGTCTGCTCGAGGAAGATCTCGGTGGATCCGCACCAGATCATGATCTGGCGATCGGTCTTGGTTTTGAACTCCGCGATGTCGTTGCGGATCTGGTTGGCGAGGTCGCACTTGTTCTTGCCGGTTTTGATTTTTTTGCCGGTGAGGCGCTTGACGTAGTGCTGGTCGAAGACGGCGGGCATGGGCTCGATGGACTCGAGGAAGGGGCGGATCTGTTCGAGCTGGTCGCGGTCGAGGACTTGTGCAGTCTTGGCTGCGTCGTAGAGGTTACCACCGAAGATATCCCAGCCGGTGAAGACGATGTCGTTGAGGTCGGCGATGGGAGCGAAGTCTTTGATGAGGGGGCTGCGATTGTCGGTGCGTTTGCCGAGGCGAATGTGGCCCATCTGGGAGACGGAGCCGATGGGCTTGGCGAGACCGCGGCGAACGGCTTCGACGCCGGCGATCAGGGTGGTGGCGACGGCTCCCATGCCGGGAATCATGACGCCTAGTTTTCCAGTGGCAGGCTTGATGGTTGCCGCGTCTTGCGCAGCGGATGCTGGCTTAGCGGCTGGGGGTGTAGACATTCTTGGCGGTACCCTTCTATCGTGCGATTGTTCCGTGTAACGCGGACTCTTTAGTATCGCTTAGCGAGGACGGTGGCGGCAAATGCGGAGGCGAGCGTTCGACGGATGGAGTGCAGCTTCCGACGGCAGGCCGCTGTTTTAGAATCGCCCTATGACCGACATCAGCGTTACCCTCGCTTCGCCCGAAGTTCTGGCACGCGCCCGCAAGATCAAACTCTTCTTGATGGACGTGGATGGCACGCTGACCGATGGTGGCGTCTGTCTTATTTCGTCGACTTCCGCTGGTGGTTCGGGCACCGCGGTCGTCTCCGAGATGAAGGTGTTCAACGCCCAGGATGGGCAGGGACTTTCGCTCGCGCACACGATGGGAATTCAGACAGGTTTCATCACCGGTCGAGCGTCGCCAGCTGTTGCGAAGCGCGCTGAAGAACTTCGAGTCACCTTTGTTTATCTCGGGCAGGCGAAGAAGACAGAGGCTTTTGAGGAGTGCATGCAAAAAGCGGGCGTGACCGAAGAAGAGGTCGCCTACATGGGCGACGATCTACCTGATATTCCTCTGGCGCGGCGAGCCGGATTGGCGGTGTGTGTGGCTGACGGCGCACCGGAGTTGCAAGCGGTCTGTCACTTTACTACTCGGAGACTTGCGGGACGCGGCACTGCGCGCGAAGTGGTGGAACTGATCCTGAAAGCACAGGGGCGGTGGGAAGAGGCCGTGCCGCTGGCGCTGGCGTAGCACTCGGGCGCAATTTGCCGGCTGCGGCTTGCGTGGTGGCTCGGGTGTAGACAGTCCTGCTCAACTCATCTCATTGAGAGCCACCAGCCGGGGCCGGAACACCAGCAGGTGTCATCGGGCTCGTCATCACGATGCAGCGACCTGACCCTGGTCCAGCTGCTCTTGCGGAAGAGTTTGGTGAGCTTTTGCGCGGTTGCCTCATCCCTTGCTCCGATACAGGAGACAAACTGTACCTGGGTCAGAAAATGAGCCGCGTAGGTGCCGTCTTCGCGTTTGGTGACGTGGAGCATGGCTCCGTATCCCTCCGAGGGCGTGAGGGGAACGATGAGCCGCCCCAGGGGGCGCAGGGCGTCAAGCCAAACGGCGAGTGGGTGGGTTGCTCCAGCGCTTACGTAGAGGAGATCACATTGGGGGAGCGGCGCCTCTGCTCCGGAGCGGAGGTGCACTTTGACGTGGGGAAGCTCGGCGAGGTTGTCGGTGGCGCGCTGAGCGAGGGTTGGCTCAATCTCGTAGGCGTCTACGGCTCCTGTTTCTCCTACCAGCTTCGCGAGCAGAGTGGTGTAGTAACCGGTGCCGGCGCCGATGTGGACGACATGCTCGCCCTTCGTTGGATTCAGGGCCGCGATGCAGAGGGCGTGCAGGGTGGGCTGTCCGTTGTTGAGCGGGCCTTTGGCGCCGAGCGAGACGACGACATCCTGATAGAGACATGCTGGATCGTCGGAGGTGGTCCGGACGAAGTCGGCACCTGTGAATACATGCCACGGAGGCGGTCCTACGAAGTTCTCCCGGGGGGTAGAGGCGAAGGCATAGGCGAGTTCGCTGTTTGGAGGAAGGCCGGCACTGGCAGTGATTAGATTGGCGAAAGAACATCTGTGTGCCGGAATGTGTTCCATGGCCGTTCTCCAACACTTTCATCCTAGACCTGCGATGAGGTTTGGGGCGACGGCTCTTGTGGTGGGAGTCCTAGGTGGAAGGAGTATCGACGTATTTGATGAGCAGGACTTCGTTGCCGATCTCGCTGTAGATCAGCTCGTCTACGGTGCCGTTTGCGACGAGCAGGCCGTAGCCGCCGGGGCGCATTCCCTCCTCTTCACGCTGACGGATATGTGCGGTGGGATCCTGAGCGGGATTTGCGACGGCGGAGTGGGTGAGAGACTCCTGGCGGAAGCCTGCGCCGGGGTCGCGTACGTGGAAGACCAGCGTCCGTGCTGTACGAACGGCGGTGACCTCTACAACCTGTTCTGGATTGAAGGCGGCTCCATGCTCCATGGCGTTGAGCAGAATCTCCCGCAGCGCATGCATCATGTCGGTCTGTACGTCGCTGGGCAGATGGTTGGTGAGCTCTTTCGCGAAGATCAGGAGGCGCTCGGCGGTGATGAGGCGACAACTGACGCGGACGGAGACCCAGCCGGGGCGGGCGGAGAGAACCTGTATGTCGTGCTCCCAGTGATTGTCGGAGGCTGTATCGCCGGCCAGGCTTGCGATCGCGCGCTCGTCGAAGGGAGGCGTAAAACAGGCGAATACACGGGCTCGCAGGGCAGCGATGACGTCGTCAGGAGTACTGTCGCGGGCGAGAACGATGCACTTTACGCCGGGGCGGATGTGGCGCATCTCTTCGAGCAGCGCCAAGTCTTCTTCGACCGAGCTCTCGGCGCAGGTGATGACGACGCCAAAGGATCGCATGCGAAGGCGGCGCAGAGCGTCGGCGCGACCAGAGGCATACTCGTTGGGGATACTGGCGGTGTTGAGGGCATCGCCGATGTTTCGGGCGACTTGGGTATCACTTCCAAGGATCAGGACGCGACTCATGGTTGGCTCCGAGGGCGGTCGCGTTTAACTCTAGATCATCCCGTTGGCTGAGTCGTGGCAGGTTTAGCGATATTCTTCATTTTCGGCTAAACCGCAGCCGAGTCGCGGACATCAGCTCCACAATGGCTATGCGGCTTCGGTGCGGATGCGGTTCTTAAAGGGAGATCCATTCTGGCTCAACGCGATAAGCTTTGGTGTCTAATTTTTAGAGGTTGTCGATATGCTACGCCCCTTGGTTGCAACTGCGTTATTTCTGCTCGGCTCGGGCTGCTCGCAAGGCCAAAGCGCAATCGCTTCGAAGTGCATGACGCAGCCAGAGTTTGCCCCTAAGCTCGTTGACAATCCGAACAGGGTGGTCACCTTCAGGTGTCAAGGCACGGCGCTCGATCTGATCGAGTCTGCGGGACGTCAGGCGCGAATCCCAATCGGACTTGTGCTCGATGCGCGCCAAGAGATCATATTTCATACGAAGCGGCAGTTCGATCTGATAGGTGCGGATGCAGCGTCTGCTTTGCGGGAGGCTATTCGGGAGACCGGCTACGAGTTGAAACAGGAAGGGGATGTGCTTGTGATCGTCCCTGTGACCTTGACCGATCAGCAACGCGATCTATTGGCGTTACGTCTCACAAATTTCAAGACATTGCCTGGTAGCACGATGTTTGACTTAGGGCTTCATTTGAACATGTGGCTAAGAGATGCCACCAATCCAATGACTGGCTACAATCTGAGCCACCCGTCGTCGAACAACGAGGAACAGTTTACCTTTGCGGAGATTCCTTCCGCGACCACACAAGAGATCGCGAATCGTATCGTTCAACTGGGCTCGAAGGGGATGTGGGTTTTACGCCTCAATGCGGGTGAAGCAGACGGCAGGCCGATTGATACTTTGGAGATTGAACCGTATCAACACCATTCCAACAGACCAGTCGTCGAGCAATGAGCTGCGACGACAGGTCAGGCGGCTTCGGTGCGGATGCGGTTCTTCCAGTGGGAGACTACGAACCAGATGAAGCCCACGACGATAACGAGTTCGACGGCGAGGTGGAAGCGGTGGAAGATCTCTTTGAAGCGGGGGTTGGTGTTCCAGGTTGCGCCTAACTTCATGCCGATGTAGGCGAGGGCGTAGCACCAGGGCCAGGAGCCGATGAAGGTGTAGATGTGGAAGCGGAGCTGGTTCATCTTCGCAACGCCCGCGGGAAAGGCGATGAAGGTGCGGACGATGGGGAGCATGCGTCCGATGAGCACGGTGATGGAGCCGTATTTGGAGAAGAAGTGGTCGACGAGATCGAGGTCGCGACGGCTGAGGAGCATCATGCTTCCGTAGCGTTCGACCATGGGGCGTCCGCCTTTTGCTCCAACCCAATAGGCTGGGATAGAACCGAGGTTTGAGGCTAGCGATGCGATGGTGGCGAGGATGATGAGCTGCAGCTGCGTGTGCGCGAGAGCGTAGCCTGCGAGCGGCATGATGACTTCGGAGGGTATCGGGATGCAGGCGGATTGGATCGCCATGAGGAGGACGACACTGGCGTAGCCGCCGCTGGCGATGGCTCCGACGAGGAGTGCAATGATCTTCTCTGACATGTAGTTGCAGTATACGAGGTGAGGGTTTAGTTGGGATGAGCTAGCATGGAAGAGTCAGGAGATTTGCGCCATGTCGAATACCGTTACCGAAGCAGGAACCTCGATCGCTACTGAAACTAAAGGTACTGAACCGAAGCAGACTGGCAGACCGGCGAGCAGCTATGGGGCAGCGCCACACGATCCGTCGAAGCCGCCGGTGAAGCGGCAGATTGTGTGCTTCAGCTTCTACAAGGTGATGCCGGAGTGGCGGAGATTGCCGGCGGAGGAGAAGGCGGCGCATAAGGCTGCGTTTGCCGAGGTGCTGGCGAAGTGGAATAAGCCGGGAGAGTTCGTGTCGTTGACGTACTCGACGATTGGGACGCGCGGCGATGTGGATATGTGCGTGTGGTCGATTGGGTATGGTGTGGACGAGCTGAACCAGATGCGGAGTGAGTTGATGCGGACGCCGCTGGGTGGATATTTGAACTCGCCGCATAATTTTCTGGCGATGACGAAGCGGTCGCAGTACCAGATCGATCGGCCGGATGAGAGCGAAGGCGAAGGGCGTGGAGCGATTCGTCCGGGTGGGCAGAAGTACATCTTTATTTATCCGTTCTGGAAGACGAGGCCGTGGTATCTGCTGTCGGCTGCGGAGCGGAAGCGGCTGATGGATGAGCATATTCGGATTGGGTTGATGTATCCGCGTGTGAAGTTGAATACTACGTACTCGTTTGGGATCGACGACCAGGAGTTTGTGGTGGCGTTCGAGACGAACTTTCCCGAGGACTTTCTGGATCTGGTGCAGCAGCTTCGGGAGACGGAGATCAGCTTGTATACGCTTGAGGACACACCGATCTTCAGTTGTGTGCGGGTTCCAGCGGCTGAGATGCTGGATCGTCTGGGCTAGAGCGAATGGCAAAGACGATTGTGGTTCGGACGGGAACGCCGGCAAAGCAACCTCGTGGTGCGAAGAGTGAAGCTGTGGTTGGTGCGAAGGCTCGCGCGATTGCGAAGTCCGAGCCTGTTGCGGCAAAGAAGAAGGATGGGAAGACGCGGAATCCGTTGGCGCCGGAGCGGGTGGCGGCGATTCTGGATGCTCTGCGGAAGACATACCCCGGCGTGGTGTGTGCGCTGAATCATAGAGGTGCGTGGGAGCTGACGGTGGCTACGATTCTGTCGGCGCAGTGCACGGATGTTCGGGTGAATCTGGTGACTCCGGCGTTGTTCAAGGCGTTTCCTACTCCGAAGGCGATGGCTGCCGCTTCCCTGCCCGAGCTTGAAGAGTTGATTCGGACGACCGGATTTTTCCGCAATAAGGCGAAGTCGATTCAGGGGGCGGCGCGGGTGGTTGTCGAGAAGTTTGGGGGTAAGGTGCCTCAGACGATGGAGGAGATTCTTACGCTTCCGGGGGTGGCTCGGAAGACTGGGAATGTGGTGTTGGGCTCGTGGTTTAACATTGCGGTTGGCGTCGTTGTGGATACGCATGTTATGAGATTGTCGCGACGGCTGGAGTTGGCTGGAACTACACCTGGGTCGACGGCGCCGGAAAAGGTGGAGCGGGATCTGATGAAGATTATTCCGCAGGATCGTTGGATCGCATTTTCGCATGAGCTGATTCATCATGGGCGGCAGATTTGTGTGGCTCGCAAGCCGAAGTGTGTGGACTGTACGCTTGAGAGGCTGTGTAACTCGCGGGATAAGACGTGGAGCTCGCACTAGGCGTGAGGAGTTTTTTCGAAGTTTGATCAATGTTGAGTGTTTGCGATCGGTGCGATGAGGAGTTTTATTGTGGGAGAGAGAGTGACGTTGGAACAAGGAACTGTAACTACCGGCTCGTCACTGCAGCGATGCCCGTTGTGTGCCGGCAGCGACATAGAAGTTCATCTGGAGGCAACGGGCGGTGCACTCGCTCATGACGCGCTTGGCTCTTCGCGGACCGACGTTGGCCACGGCAAGGTGCTGCGCTGCAGGGGATGCGGGTTTGTCTTCTCAGAGTTTCGTCCAGCCGACGAGGAGCTTCATACGCTGTATCGCGAGATGAATCCTACGGTGTATGAAAAGGAGGCGCAGGGGCGTCTAAAGACAGCGCAGCGGCACCTGAAGATGGTGCAACGACACATCGCAGGCGGCAGGCTGGTGGACGTGGGCTGTGCCTCTGGCTCGTTCCTGAAGGTTGCAGCCGAGGCTGGATGGACGGTCACTGGAGTTGAGCCTTCGGAGACGCTTGCCAACTATGCGAAGAAGTTGCTGGATGGCCGCGGCGATGTTCATTGCGCGACGCTGCAGCAGGCGAAGCTGCAACCTCAATCTTTCGATGCTCTGACGCTTTTCGATGTGCTGGAGCATGTGACCGATCCGCTGGCGTTCCTTACCGAGTGCGCGTCGCTGTTGAAGCCTGGGGGGTATCTGTTTGCGAACGTTCCTGACATCAGCAGCCTGCAGGCTCGCGTGCTGGGTGGTCGATGGCCGCTGCTTCTGGCCGAGCACCTGAACTACTTCGACCGAACTACGTTGAAGCGGTGCGGAGATGCAGCTGGACTGCGATGGATCGCCTTCGATCGGCGACCGGCTTCGTTTACGGTTGAGTATGTGCTATACCGTCTCTCTCAGCATGGGATACCGGGGAGCAGTCTGGGTCATCGCATGGTGCAGGAGAACTCGTTGGGGAGTATGTGCATTCCGGTTTACCTGGGCGAGACGTTTGCTGCGTGGGTGCGCGCTTAGACGGTTGATTCAAAGCAGGAGCTTAGGGACTGTATGAGGGCGGGGATGGTAGGTTCGGTGGCTTCTGCAGTTGGGGAGTAGCCGAGGTCGCGGAGGGTTCGGCTGGTGATGGGGCCGATGGAGGCGAGGGTGATGTTGGGTGGGAGGGTGAGGTTGGCGGCTTCGAGGAGAGCGAAGAGGTTCGTGGCTGTGGAGGCGCTGGTGAAGGTGATGGCGTCGGGGTAGTTCTCGGGAGTGCTGAAAAGGTGGCGCAGGGCGGGGATGGAGTCTGGGGGCGTCTGGTTGCGGTAGGCTTCGGCGATGGTGACGGTGGCTCCGGCGGCGGTGAGGGTTTCGGGGAGCAGGTCGCGGGCTTCGGCGGCGCGGGGGAGGAGGAAGGTCTTGCCGGGGGCTTCGGGGAGGAGAGCTTCGGCCAGAGATTCGGCGATGTAGTGTGGGGGGACGAGGTCAACTGTGAGGCCGATGGCGTTGGCGGCGCGAAGGGTGGCGGGGCCGATGACGGCGATGTGTTTCGGCAGTTGCGTGAGGTGAAGGAACTGGGCTCGGCGGTGAAAGGCTTCGACGGCGTTGGCGCTGGTGAAGATAAGCCAGTCGTAGGTGCGAAGACAGGTGAGAGCGGCGTCGAGGGCGGCGAATGAGGCAGGTGGGACGATTTCTATGGTGGGGATGGTGATAGGAGTTGCACCCAGGGCTTCGAGTTGAGCGGCGAGGTCGGAGGCCTGGTGGCGGGTTCGGGTGATGAGGATGCGTTTGCCGGCGAGTGGCATGTGTTGCAATTGTAGATGGCGATAGAGGAAGACTTAGAGGAGAAGTGGTGCTGGGCGGCTTTCACGCTGCTCGAGCGATGCGGTGGGCGGGCTTTGACTTGTTGGAGTTGCGAGGCTAGGATGCCCGGCTACGAGGTGATCTATGCCAACTTACGTTTCACTTTGCCGATGGACGGCGCAGGGGACACAACATATGAAGGAGAGTCCCAGTAGATTGGACGCCGCGAGAAAAGGGTTTGCGGCGGATGGAGTGAAGATACTTCACTTCTATATGACTACAGGAACCCATGACATGGTCATCATCTCTGAAGCCCCTAACGACGAGGCGATGGCGAAGGCGCTCCTCACGCAGATTTCTAAGGGAGGAATCACCACGCAGACCTCACGGGCTTTTACAGAGGATGAGTATCGGGCGATCCTGGGTAGTCTCTAGCGATGTCATCAGAAGGTTGATCAGGGCGACGCCGAATCTTCGGTCGAAGTGGAAGTTATTCGAGTGCTGCGGAGAGCTGGGTTCGGAAGCAAATTGATTTGCCGCGAGCCAACGGTTCGGGTGTGGCAATTGAGCTCGAGGGC
This Tunturibacter gelidoferens DNA region includes the following protein-coding sequences:
- the yihA gene encoding ribosome biogenesis GTP-binding protein YihA/YsxC — protein: MRLNPVFLLSATDVAHFPSEAKTYGAPEVAFLGRSNVGKSSLINSLLGSREAKVSSTPGRTRAINFFALHEGSGEKMKVRPTLIFADLPGYGYAKISKSISAEWPSFIEPYLAERETLALCICLVDTNIPPQENDTQLITYFKQTQRPYLVVGTKADKLSNNQLAKSVAALKKVHEVEEILPVSAKTDAGTKALWAKMMEVAE
- a CDS encoding inositol-3-phosphate synthase → MSTPPAAKPASAAQDAATIKPATGKLGVMIPGMGAVATTLIAGVEAVRRGLAKPIGSVSQMGHIRLGKRTDNRSPLIKDFAPIADLNDIVFTGWDIFGGNLYDAAKTAQVLDRDQLEQIRPFLESIEPMPAVFDQHYVKRLTGKKIKTGKNKCDLANQIRNDIAEFKTKTDRQIMIWCGSTEIFLEQTAVHQTLEAFEKGLVDNDPNISPSMLYAWAALKEGIPFANGAPNLTVDIPALNELSRKMNAPICGKDFKTGQTFIKTVLAPAFKTRMLGVSGWYSTNILGNRDGEVLDDPESFKTKEESKLGVLDVIFQPELYPDLYKDLYHKVRINYYPPRGDNKEGWDNIDIFGWLGYPMQLKVDFLCRDSILAAPLALDLILFMDLAARTPSLRGLGIQEWLSFYFKAPDSAPGVYPEHDLFIQSMKLKNTLRHIMGEDLITHLGLDYYGE
- a CDS encoding KdsC family phosphatase; its protein translation is MTDISVTLASPEVLARARKIKLFLMDVDGTLTDGGVCLISSTSAGGSGTAVVSEMKVFNAQDGQGLSLAHTMGIQTGFITGRASPAVAKRAEELRVTFVYLGQAKKTEAFEECMQKAGVTEEEVAYMGDDLPDIPLARRAGLAVCVADGAPELQAVCHFTTRRLAGRGTAREVVELILKAQGRWEEAVPLALA
- a CDS encoding protein-L-isoaspartate O-methyltransferase family protein, with the translated sequence MEHIPAHRCSFANLITASAGLPPNSELAYAFASTPRENFVGPPPWHVFTGADFVRTTSDDPACLYQDVVVSLGAKGPLNNGQPTLHALCIAALNPTKGEHVVHIGAGTGYYTTLLAKLVGETGAVDAYEIEPTLAQRATDNLAELPHVKVHLRSGAEAPLPQCDLLYVSAGATHPLAVWLDALRPLGRLIVPLTPSEGYGAMLHVTKREDGTYAAHFLTQVQFVSCIGARDEATAQKLTKLFRKSSWTRVRSLHRDDEPDDTCWCSGPGWWLSMR
- a CDS encoding ATP-binding response regulator encodes the protein MSRVLILGSDTQVARNIGDALNTASIPNEYASGRADALRRLRMRSFGVVITCAESSVEEDLALLEEMRHIRPGVKCIVLARDSTPDDVIAALRARVFACFTPPFDERAIASLAGDTASDNHWEHDIQVLSARPGWVSVRVSCRLITAERLLIFAKELTNHLPSDVQTDMMHALREILLNAMEHGAAFNPEQVVEVTAVRTARTLVFHVRDPGAGFRQESLTHSAVANPAQDPTAHIRQREEEGMRPGGYGLLVANGTVDELIYSEIGNEVLLIKYVDTPST
- a CDS encoding DedA family protein, producing the protein MSEKIIALLVGAIASGGYASVVLLMAIQSACIPIPSEVIMPLAGYALAHTQLQLIILATIASLASNLGSIPAYWVGAKGGRPMVERYGSMMLLSRRDLDLVDHFFSKYGSITVLIGRMLPIVRTFIAFPAGVAKMNQLRFHIYTFIGSWPWCYALAYIGMKLGATWNTNPRFKEIFHRFHLAVELVIVVGFIWFVVSHWKNRIRTEAA
- a CDS encoding chlorite dismutase family protein, encoding MSNTVTEAGTSIATETKGTEPKQTGRPASSYGAAPHDPSKPPVKRQIVCFSFYKVMPEWRRLPAEEKAAHKAAFAEVLAKWNKPGEFVSLTYSTIGTRGDVDMCVWSIGYGVDELNQMRSELMRTPLGGYLNSPHNFLAMTKRSQYQIDRPDESEGEGRGAIRPGGQKYIFIYPFWKTRPWYLLSAAERKRLMDEHIRIGLMYPRVKLNTTYSFGIDDQEFVVAFETNFPEDFLDLVQQLRETEISLYTLEDTPIFSCVRVPAAEMLDRLG
- the nth gene encoding endonuclease III; the protein is MAKTIVVRTGTPAKQPRGAKSEAVVGAKARAIAKSEPVAAKKKDGKTRNPLAPERVAAILDALRKTYPGVVCALNHRGAWELTVATILSAQCTDVRVNLVTPALFKAFPTPKAMAAASLPELEELIRTTGFFRNKAKSIQGAARVVVEKFGGKVPQTMEEILTLPGVARKTGNVVLGSWFNIAVGVVVDTHVMRLSRRLELAGTTPGSTAPEKVERDLMKIIPQDRWIAFSHELIHHGRQICVARKPKCVDCTLERLCNSRDKTWSSH
- a CDS encoding class I SAM-dependent methyltransferase, which gives rise to MTLEQGTVTTGSSLQRCPLCAGSDIEVHLEATGGALAHDALGSSRTDVGHGKVLRCRGCGFVFSEFRPADEELHTLYREMNPTVYEKEAQGRLKTAQRHLKMVQRHIAGGRLVDVGCASGSFLKVAAEAGWTVTGVEPSETLANYAKKLLDGRGDVHCATLQQAKLQPQSFDALTLFDVLEHVTDPLAFLTECASLLKPGGYLFANVPDISSLQARVLGGRWPLLLAEHLNYFDRTTLKRCGDAAGLRWIAFDRRPASFTVEYVLYRLSQHGIPGSSLGHRMVQENSLGSMCIPVYLGETFAAWVRA
- a CDS encoding uroporphyrinogen-III synthase — encoded protein: MPLAGKRILITRTRHQASDLAAQLEALGATPITIPTIEIVPPASFAALDAALTCLRTYDWLIFTSANAVEAFHRRAQFLHLTQLPKHIAVIGPATLRAANAIGLTVDLVPPHYIAESLAEALLPEAPGKTFLLPRAAEARDLLPETLTAAGATVTIAEAYRNQTPPDSIPALRHLFSTPENYPDAITFTSASTATNLFALLEAANLTLPPNITLASIGPITSRTLRDLGYSPTAEATEPTIPALIQSLSSCFESTV
- a CDS encoding GYD domain-containing protein, with translation MKESPSRLDAARKGFAADGVKILHFYMTTGTHDMVIISEAPNDEAMAKALLTQISKGGITTQTSRAFTEDEYRAILGSL